In Polaribacter sp. L3A8, a genomic segment contains:
- a CDS encoding DUF3575 domain-containing protein, whose amino-acid sequence MKKLLLAFGLLVSSLSYAQQEIKLDIGDALVIKNLEFSYESYITENSSFGVSTAFNLAKQEAKFRYNENTMITPYYRNYFSATQQWNFFGEAFFGINWGKEKLPNNGGSDFTYEKYTDGALGVAVGTKYIAESGLTIDVHAGIGRNLFSTAAPTLVPRIGVNVGWRF is encoded by the coding sequence ATGAAAAAATTACTTTTAGCTTTCGGACTTTTAGTTAGTTCTTTAAGTTATGCTCAACAAGAAATTAAATTAGATATTGGAGATGCATTGGTTATAAAAAATTTAGAATTTTCTTACGAAAGTTACATCACAGAAAACTCTTCTTTTGGGGTTTCTACTGCTTTTAACTTAGCAAAACAAGAAGCTAAATTTAGGTACAATGAAAATACGATGATTACGCCTTATTACCGTAATTATTTTTCTGCAACCCAACAATGGAACTTTTTTGGTGAAGCTTTTTTTGGGATCAATTGGGGAAAAGAAAAACTACCTAATAATGGAGGTAGCGACTTTACTTATGAAAAATATACAGATGGTGCTTTAGGTGTTGCTGTTGGTACAAAATACATTGCAGAAAGCGGTTTAACAATTGATGTACATGCTGGTATTGGTAGAAACTTATTTAGTACAGCTGCACCTACATTAGTGCCTAGAATAGGTGTAAATGTTGGTTGGAGATTCTAA
- a CDS encoding DUF3575 domain-containing protein encodes MKKITLLLLLFISTIIVAQEKEEKHPQDINKKHEVKLNVLGILAFEWIDVSYEYLINEESSFGVGALVSFNNDSDIAEYRKFSLTPYYRRYFSSKFARGFFVEGFGMLHSYEKNNYDYYDDYNGNYINNGNNETNTEFAVGISVGGKFISKKGFTTEIYLGLGRNLGGNNSSLEAVGRGGISLGYRF; translated from the coding sequence ATGAAAAAAATTACACTATTACTTTTATTATTTATTAGCACAATTATTGTTGCTCAAGAGAAAGAAGAAAAACACCCACAAGACATTAACAAAAAACATGAAGTAAAATTAAACGTTTTGGGAATTCTAGCCTTTGAATGGATAGATGTTTCTTATGAATATTTAATTAATGAAGAGTCTTCTTTTGGTGTAGGCGCATTAGTTAGTTTTAATAATGATAGTGACATAGCAGAATATAGAAAATTTTCTTTAACGCCTTATTATAGAAGATACTTTTCTAGTAAATTTGCTAGAGGTTTTTTTGTGGAAGGTTTTGGAATGTTACATTCTTATGAAAAAAATAATTACGACTATTATGATGATTACAATGGTAATTATATAAACAACGGTAATAACGAAACGAATACAGAATTTGCCGTTGGTATTTCTGTTGGTGGAAAATTTATTTCTAAAAAAGGCTTTACTACAGAAATTTACTTAGGCTTAGGCCGTAATTTAGGTGGAAATAACAGCTCTTTAGAGGCCGTTGGTAGAGGAGGAATATCTTTAGGGTACAGATTCTAA
- a CDS encoding methylated-DNA--[protein]-cysteine S-methyltransferase translates to MSLKTTYYKTPLGTAKIEGDENGIQSVSVLDEDFSTALEVTNSEIPECLQECVTQLGQYFSGERIDFDLKLNPQGTDFQKQVWQELLNIPFNKTRTYLEQSKALGDVKAIRAVASANGKNPIWIIIPCHRVIGSDGSLTGYAGGIWRKKWLLAHENPVKQQSLF, encoded by the coding sequence TTGAGTTTAAAAACCACATACTACAAAACACCACTAGGAACCGCAAAAATTGAGGGTGATGAAAACGGAATTCAATCGGTTTCGGTTTTAGATGAAGACTTCTCGACTGCGCTCGAAGTGACAAATTCTGAAATCCCTGAATGCTTGCAAGAGTGTGTCACTCAACTAGGTCAATACTTTTCTGGAGAAAGAATTGATTTCGATTTAAAATTGAATCCGCAAGGAACCGATTTTCAAAAGCAAGTTTGGCAAGAATTATTAAATATTCCATTTAATAAAACGAGAACTTATTTAGAACAAAGCAAAGCTTTGGGAGATGTAAAAGCCATTAGAGCGGTTGCCTCTGCAAATGGTAAAAACCCAATTTGGATTATCATTCCGTGTCATAGAGTTATTGGTTCGGATGGTTCTTTAACAGGATATGCTGGCGGAATTTGGCGTAAAAAATGGTTGTTAGCGCACGAAAACCCCGTAAAGCAACAATCATTATTTTAA
- a CDS encoding TatD family hydrolase, translating to MITDTHTHLYSSQYNEDQPAMIQRAKDAGVTRFFIPAIDASYTDKMLQLEKEYPKDVFLMMGLHPTSVAENYLEELAHVKEWLDKKKFYAVGEIGMDLFWDKSFLKEQQNAFRTQIQWAKEKKMPINIHCRDAFNEVFEVLESEKSDDLRGIFHCFTGNLDQAKQAISYNMKLGIGGVATFKNGKIDKFLHKIDLKHIVLETDAPYLAPTPYRGKRNESAYITNVVDKLVDIYGLSFDEIAAITTQNSKDVFGI from the coding sequence ATGATTACAGATACACATACCCATTTATATTCTAGCCAGTATAACGAAGACCAACCTGCTATGATACAGCGCGCTAAAGACGCTGGTGTTACTAGGTTTTTTATTCCTGCTATTGATGCTTCATATACAGATAAAATGTTACAATTAGAAAAAGAGTATCCAAAAGATGTTTTTTTAATGATGGGCCTACATCCTACTTCTGTAGCTGAAAACTATTTAGAAGAGTTGGCACACGTTAAAGAATGGCTTGATAAAAAGAAATTTTACGCCGTAGGCGAAATTGGCATGGACTTATTTTGGGATAAAAGTTTCTTAAAAGAGCAACAAAACGCTTTTAGAACACAAATACAGTGGGCAAAAGAGAAAAAAATGCCTATTAACATTCACTGTAGAGATGCTTTTAATGAAGTTTTTGAAGTTTTAGAATCTGAAAAAAGCGATGATTTAAGAGGGATTTTTCACTGTTTTACAGGAAATTTAGACCAAGCAAAACAAGCTATTTCTTATAACATGAAATTAGGTATTGGTGGTGTAGCTACTTTTAAAAATGGTAAGATTGATAAGTTTCTACATAAAATTGATTTAAAACACATTGTTTTAGAAACAGACGCGCCTTATTTAGCACCAACTCCTTATAGAGGTAAAAGAAACGAAAGTGCTTATATTACAAATGTTGTAGACAAACTAGTAGATATTTACGGTCTTTCTTTTGATGAAATTGCTGCAATTACAACTCAGAATTCTAAAGATGTTTTTGGTATATAA
- a CDS encoding DEAD/DEAH box helicase: MTFQDLGISNQLQYAIDDLGYVNPTPIQEQAFSVVRSGKDVVGIAQTGTGKTFAYMMPILQDLKFATQKHPRVLILVPTRELVLQVVEQIGQLSKYINTRVLGVYGGANINTQKQAILQGQDIIVATPGRLYDLALSNALKLKSIQKLVIDEVDVMLDLGFRFQLMNIFDVIPARRQNVLFSATMTEDVDALIYDFFKNPEKISVAVSGTPLDNIEQVSYNIPNFFTKVNLLHELLADKETYNKVLIFVGFKRTADLLFKHLQEVFNDEMCVIHSNKTQNYRIRSIKQFDEGKNRILLATDVMARGLDFDNVSHVINFDTPEFPENYMHRIGRTGRAERAGKTILFSTPKEQETKASIEALMDYEIPVLDLPEEVEISKLLTEDERPKEDQGISKNRTSLEYVPGPAFHEKSEKNSQVNRGGSYRREIAAKYKKPKTRGDKNYNKHNKKKKK, from the coding sequence ATGACTTTTCAAGATTTAGGAATCTCTAATCAATTACAATATGCTATTGATGATTTGGGGTATGTGAACCCAACACCAATACAAGAACAAGCATTTTCTGTTGTAAGATCGGGGAAAGATGTTGTGGGAATTGCGCAAACAGGTACAGGAAAAACTTTTGCGTACATGATGCCTATTTTGCAAGATTTAAAATTTGCTACGCAAAAACACCCAAGAGTATTAATTTTAGTGCCAACGCGTGAGTTGGTTTTACAGGTGGTAGAACAGATAGGACAATTATCTAAATATATTAATACACGTGTTTTAGGGGTTTATGGTGGTGCAAACATCAACACACAAAAACAAGCTATTTTACAAGGACAAGATATTATTGTTGCAACTCCAGGACGTTTGTATGATTTGGCGTTGAGTAATGCTTTAAAGCTAAAATCTATTCAGAAATTGGTAATTGATGAAGTTGATGTAATGTTAGACTTAGGTTTCCGTTTTCAGTTGATGAACATTTTTGATGTGATACCTGCAAGAAGACAAAACGTATTGTTTTCTGCAACGATGACAGAAGATGTAGATGCCTTAATTTATGATTTTTTTAAAAACCCGGAAAAAATATCTGTAGCCGTAAGTGGAACGCCGCTAGATAATATTGAGCAAGTTTCTTATAATATCCCTAACTTTTTTACCAAAGTTAATTTATTACATGAGCTTTTAGCAGATAAAGAAACGTATAATAAAGTATTAATTTTTGTTGGTTTTAAGAGAACGGCAGATTTATTGTTTAAACATTTACAAGAAGTGTTTAATGATGAAATGTGTGTTATTCACTCTAATAAAACTCAGAATTATAGAATTCGTTCTATAAAACAGTTTGATGAAGGTAAAAACAGAATTTTATTAGCTACAGATGTAATGGCTCGTGGTTTAGATTTTGATAATGTTTCTCATGTTATCAATTTTGATACTCCAGAGTTTCCAGAAAACTATATGCATAGAATTGGTAGAACGGGTCGTGCAGAACGAGCAGGAAAGACCATCCTTTTTTCTACACCAAAAGAGCAAGAAACAAAAGCAAGTATAGAGGCTTTAATGGATTATGAGATTCCGGTTTTAGATTTACCAGAAGAAGTTGAAATTTCTAAGTTATTAACGGAAGATGAACGTCCGAAAGAAGACCAAGGAATTTCTAAAAACAGAACTTCTTTAGAGTATGTTCCTGGACCTGCTTTTCATGAAAAAAGTGAAAAGAATAGTCAAGTAAACAGAGGTGGTTCTTATAGAAGAGAAATTGCAGCTAAATATAAGAAGCCTAAAACCAGAGGAGATAAAAATTACAATAAACATAACAAGAAAAAGAAAAAATAA
- a CDS encoding Na(+)-translocating NADH-quinone reductase subunit F, whose protein sequence is MQVLTAQELHNLAMNIVGEKLIKMGYEFQAINSQLKRHPQFVLFKKGAPTIFVLVKASSNIQNPNEYDAIWMETFINHAKKQNAKVWFAGVGIANAESVESPVFKDQPYYVAFEDFIKVLE, encoded by the coding sequence ATGCAGGTTTTAACAGCACAAGAATTGCATAATTTAGCAATGAATATTGTTGGCGAGAAGCTTATAAAAATGGGGTATGAGTTTCAGGCTATTAATAGTCAGTTAAAAAGACATCCTCAGTTTGTGTTATTTAAAAAAGGAGCACCTACTATTTTTGTATTGGTAAAGGCGTCTAGTAATATTCAGAATCCAAATGAATACGATGCTATTTGGATGGAAACCTTTATAAATCATGCAAAGAAACAAAATGCGAAAGTTTGGTTTGCAGGTGTAGGAATTGCCAATGCAGAAAGTGTGGAAAGTCCGGTTTTTAAAGATCAACCTTACTATGTGGCTTTTGAAGATTTTATTAAGGTGTTGGAGTAA